One window of Arthrobacter oryzae genomic DNA carries:
- a CDS encoding NAD(P)H-dependent oxidoreductase: MSKSTVLTLVGSLRAESTNQKLAEAIQLNAPEQVDVVIHESLGNIPFYNEDIDVEGQVPAAAAALRAAANDADVLLLVTPEHNGTVPASLKNAIDWLSRPFGAGALNGKPTAVVGTAFGQYGGVWAQDEARKAVGIAGAKVVEDAKLAVPGSMVRFAEVHPKDDAEVVEQIKGVFAALANAETAAEAA, translated from the coding sequence ATGTCCAAGAGCACCGTACTTACCCTGGTCGGCAGCCTCCGCGCCGAATCCACCAACCAGAAGCTCGCCGAGGCCATCCAGCTGAACGCGCCTGAGCAGGTTGACGTTGTTATCCACGAGAGCCTGGGCAACATCCCGTTCTACAACGAGGACATCGACGTCGAGGGCCAGGTTCCGGCTGCTGCCGCCGCCCTCCGCGCCGCCGCCAACGACGCCGACGTCCTGCTGCTGGTGACCCCGGAGCACAACGGAACCGTGCCCGCGTCGCTGAAGAACGCCATCGACTGGCTGTCCCGCCCGTTCGGCGCCGGGGCCCTCAACGGCAAGCCGACCGCCGTCGTGGGTACCGCGTTCGGCCAGTACGGCGGCGTCTGGGCGCAGGACGAAGCCCGCAAGGCTGTCGGCATCGCCGGCGCCAAGGTCGTCGAGGACGCCAAGCTTGCCGTTCCGGGCTCCATGGTGCGCTTCGCCGAAGTCCACCCCAAGGATGACGCCGAAGTTGTGGAGCAGATCAAGGGCGTCTTCGCTGCCCTGGCCAACGCGGAAACTGCAGCCGAAGCAGCCTGA
- a CDS encoding GerMN domain-containing protein, which yields MMSTPGIRAIAATAALMLPVWLGSCSLPPEASPVSTAVQPGGMPVPQPLPAPFLVTASTAAALAESAPATAASSEPETAASGPTTAAPSGPPPKPRAADSIAPQAGANGGAAATIDGSATDTLPAAGGRAAPEGLVPGGTPVYFVAVDDGGSTGVRFGCNDSLVAVFHSPAAAEEPLRTSLAILLGGGNPPEGLYNSLDNSALKYLSAYFDGTTVVVHLTGTLRPGGTCDIPRLEAQLTHTAVSAVGAARAEIYIDGRRLADILSLR from the coding sequence ATGATGTCCACGCCTGGGATCCGGGCAATTGCGGCAACTGCCGCGTTGATGCTTCCGGTGTGGCTCGGATCGTGCTCGCTGCCTCCCGAAGCTTCACCGGTCAGTACGGCTGTCCAGCCCGGCGGCATGCCGGTTCCGCAGCCGCTGCCAGCACCATTCCTGGTCACCGCAAGCACCGCTGCCGCACTCGCCGAATCGGCTCCGGCGACGGCTGCCTCGTCCGAACCGGAGACTGCGGCTTCCGGCCCGACGACTGCCGCCCCCTCCGGCCCGCCCCCCAAACCGAGGGCGGCGGACAGCATCGCGCCGCAGGCCGGCGCCAACGGCGGAGCCGCCGCCACGATAGACGGTTCCGCCACCGACACACTGCCGGCGGCCGGCGGCCGGGCCGCGCCGGAGGGCCTGGTGCCCGGCGGGACGCCCGTGTACTTCGTGGCAGTGGACGACGGCGGCAGCACCGGCGTGCGGTTCGGGTGCAATGACAGCCTGGTGGCTGTCTTCCACAGCCCCGCCGCGGCGGAGGAACCGCTCCGGACCTCCCTGGCCATCCTGCTGGGAGGCGGAAACCCTCCGGAGGGTCTGTACAACTCGTTGGACAACTCCGCGCTGAAGTACCTTTCCGCCTACTTCGACGGGACCACCGTGGTGGTCCACCTGACCGGGACCCTCCGCCCGGGCGGCACCTGCGACATTCCCCGGCTGGAAGCCCAGCTTACGCATACGGCCGTTTCAGCCGTGGGTGCGGCCCGGGCCGAGATCTACATTGACGGGCGGCGGCTCGCAGACATCCTGAGCCTTCGGTAA
- a CDS encoding universal stress protein, whose protein sequence is MTGIIVVGVDGSETAMRAAETARGLAASLGATLHVVTAFDSDRTEVFGSGSDRWIVSDAGDAEKVAKDVAARLSTEDLKVTYSAARGKPAEALIKEAERFDARMIVVGNRRMRGLGRVLGSVANSVAHNAPCDVYIAKTDDAD, encoded by the coding sequence ATGACCGGAATTATTGTTGTCGGTGTTGACGGCAGCGAGACTGCAATGCGGGCCGCCGAAACGGCGCGGGGACTGGCCGCATCACTGGGGGCCACGCTCCATGTGGTCACGGCCTTCGACAGCGACCGCACCGAGGTGTTCGGCAGCGGCAGCGACCGCTGGATTGTCTCCGACGCCGGGGACGCTGAGAAGGTGGCCAAGGACGTCGCGGCCCGGCTGAGCACGGAAGACCTCAAGGTCACCTACTCGGCAGCCCGCGGCAAGCCGGCGGAAGCCCTGATCAAGGAAGCCGAGCGCTTCGACGCCCGCATGATCGTGGTGGGGAACCGCCGGATGCGCGGGCTGGGCCGGGTGCTGGGCAGCGTCGCTAACAGCGTGGCGCACAATGCGCCGTGCGACGTCTACATCGCCAAGACCGACGACGCCGACTAG
- a CDS encoding LysR substrate-binding domain-containing protein, with product METRHLKYFIAVAEERHFGRAAVRLHMAQPPLSQQIRQLEEQLGTQLLVRTTRKVDLTPAGQLLLDRGRQLLQELEVLESDVKQVGAGATGVLRVGFTGTATYRLMPAVVQAARRTLPGLRITVQGEMLTPQMEAALEEGRLDVAVLRPPVRSGDIALKLLEQDQLVAALPADSLLAGQGPLELADLSSHDFIGYPASSAVSGIVIDACRQAGFQPRLVQEAKETSTLLSLVAAGMGIALVPMTSRMFSFQGVVFRALRNPPPVDLAVAWNRTSESPLLESFLALFDSLPAFPVPDVPGVE from the coding sequence ATGGAGACGCGACACCTCAAGTACTTCATTGCGGTGGCTGAAGAGCGGCATTTCGGCCGTGCCGCGGTCCGGCTGCACATGGCCCAGCCCCCGCTGTCGCAACAGATCCGCCAACTCGAGGAGCAGCTGGGAACACAGCTGCTGGTCAGGACCACACGGAAAGTGGACCTGACGCCTGCCGGACAGCTGCTCCTGGACCGGGGCCGGCAGCTGCTGCAGGAACTCGAGGTGTTGGAATCGGACGTGAAGCAGGTCGGTGCCGGCGCTACGGGCGTACTCAGGGTGGGATTCACCGGAACAGCTACGTACCGGCTGATGCCGGCAGTGGTGCAGGCAGCACGGCGCACTCTTCCCGGCCTGCGGATTACTGTCCAGGGCGAAATGCTCACCCCGCAAATGGAGGCGGCACTCGAGGAGGGCCGGCTTGACGTCGCCGTTCTTCGGCCCCCGGTCCGCTCCGGTGACATTGCCTTGAAGCTGCTGGAGCAGGACCAGCTGGTGGCCGCGCTCCCGGCCGATTCGCTGTTGGCCGGACAGGGACCGCTGGAGCTTGCGGACTTGTCGTCGCACGATTTCATTGGTTATCCCGCGTCATCGGCGGTGAGCGGCATCGTCATCGATGCATGCCGGCAGGCGGGGTTCCAGCCGCGGCTGGTTCAGGAAGCCAAGGAAACGTCCACGTTGTTGTCCCTCGTGGCCGCAGGCATGGGGATAGCGCTTGTGCCTATGACCTCACGGATGTTTTCGTTCCAGGGTGTGGTGTTCCGCGCGCTGCGGAACCCGCCTCCGGTGGACCTTGCAGTGGCGTGGAACCGCACCAGCGAATCGCCGCTCCTGGAAAGTTTCCTGGCACTTTTCGATTCGCTGCCTGCGTTTCCCGTGCCCGACGTGCCAGGGGTCGAGTAG
- a CDS encoding alpha-ketoacid dehydrogenase subunit beta — protein MTTMTIAKAINEGLRATLNNNPRTLLMGEDIGPLGGVYRVTDGLIGEFGADRVVDTPLAESGIIGTAIGLALSGYLPVCEIQFDGFVFPGFNQITTQLAKMHSRSNGNLTVPVVIRIPYGGGIGSIEHHSESPEALFAHTAGLRIITPSNPHDAYWMIQQAVDCQDPVIVFEPKRRYWLKGEVDTESPGPSGDPFKAHVLREGTDATVVAYGPLVPVALAAAGAAAEDGRSVEVIDLRSISPIDFDTVTDSVKKTGRLIVAHEAPTFGGIGGEIAARVSERAFLSLEAPVIRVGGFHMPYPVAKVEEDYLPDIDRILEALDRALAY, from the coding sequence ATGACCACCATGACCATCGCCAAGGCCATCAATGAGGGCCTGCGCGCGACGCTGAACAACAACCCCCGCACCCTGCTCATGGGTGAGGACATCGGTCCGCTCGGCGGCGTCTACCGTGTCACCGACGGGCTGATCGGCGAATTCGGCGCCGACCGCGTGGTGGACACTCCGCTGGCAGAGTCGGGCATCATCGGCACGGCGATCGGACTTGCCCTGAGCGGCTACCTGCCGGTCTGCGAGATCCAGTTTGACGGCTTCGTTTTCCCGGGCTTCAACCAGATCACCACGCAGCTGGCCAAGATGCACTCACGCAGCAACGGAAACCTCACGGTGCCCGTCGTCATCCGCATCCCGTACGGCGGCGGCATCGGCTCCATCGAGCACCACTCGGAGTCCCCGGAGGCGCTGTTCGCCCACACCGCAGGACTGCGCATCATCACCCCGTCCAACCCGCACGACGCCTACTGGATGATCCAGCAGGCCGTCGACTGCCAGGACCCCGTGATCGTCTTCGAGCCCAAGCGGCGCTACTGGCTCAAAGGCGAGGTCGACACCGAATCGCCCGGCCCCTCGGGCGACCCGTTCAAGGCCCATGTCCTACGCGAAGGCACGGACGCCACCGTGGTGGCTTACGGCCCGCTGGTGCCGGTTGCGCTCGCCGCTGCCGGCGCCGCCGCCGAGGATGGCCGCAGCGTGGAGGTCATTGACCTGCGGTCCATCTCACCGATCGATTTCGACACCGTCACGGACTCCGTCAAGAAGACGGGCCGGCTCATCGTGGCCCATGAGGCACCGACGTTCGGCGGCATCGGCGGCGAAATCGCGGCCCGCGTCAGTGAGCGGGCGTTCCTGTCCCTCGAAGCCCCCGTGATTCGGGTGGGCGGCTTCCACATGCCCTATCCCGTGGCCAAGGTGGAAGAGGACTACCTGCCGGACATCGACCGCATCCTGGAGGCGCTGGACCGCGCCCTTGCCTACTGA
- a CDS encoding aminotransferase-like domain-containing protein, translating into MTHETLDAAADVLPAEAIDAIERAATSAHRHDELFSERAANIKQSAVRDVFDISLRPGLVSLAGGSPYLQSLPLERLGQTAAKIIAEQGMTALQYGSGQGTEELRAQICEVMAAEGILDADPRNVVVTAGSQSAQDVATKVFCDPGDVVLVEEPTYVGALNTFEAYQVEVATVPMDEHGLVPDLLEARIAALQTAGRNIKFLYTIPNFNNPSGITLAAERRQEIVDICRKANILVLEDNPYGLLRFDGKPWAPLRAANPDDVIYMGSFSKIFAPGLRIGWALVPAHLQRRYYLASEAVTLCPSTLNQMLVSAYLRDYDWKGQIETYRGLYAERCQAMLAALAEYMPEGLSWTRPEGGFFVWVTLPEGVDTYPLLRKAIDAGVVFIPGAAFTPSDEPSNKLRLAFSAVPPETIAEGVRRLAPVLRDAIAAL; encoded by the coding sequence GTGACCCACGAAACACTTGACGCCGCCGCCGATGTCCTGCCGGCCGAGGCAATTGATGCAATCGAACGCGCGGCAACGTCCGCACACCGCCACGACGAACTGTTCTCGGAGCGCGCAGCAAACATCAAACAATCCGCGGTCCGCGACGTCTTCGACATCTCCCTGCGCCCGGGACTTGTGTCGCTTGCCGGAGGCAGCCCGTACCTGCAGTCGCTGCCGTTGGAACGGCTCGGCCAGACAGCTGCGAAGATCATTGCTGAACAGGGCATGACCGCCCTCCAGTACGGCAGCGGCCAAGGGACCGAAGAGCTCCGCGCCCAGATCTGCGAGGTTATGGCGGCTGAGGGAATCCTTGACGCTGATCCCCGCAACGTGGTGGTCACTGCCGGCTCCCAGTCCGCCCAGGACGTGGCCACAAAGGTGTTCTGCGATCCCGGCGACGTGGTGCTGGTGGAGGAACCGACCTACGTGGGCGCACTGAACACCTTCGAGGCTTACCAGGTGGAGGTGGCCACCGTACCCATGGACGAGCACGGCCTGGTTCCGGACCTCCTGGAAGCCCGGATCGCAGCCCTCCAGACGGCCGGACGGAACATCAAGTTCCTGTACACCATCCCCAACTTCAACAACCCGTCGGGCATCACCCTCGCAGCGGAACGCCGGCAGGAAATCGTCGATATATGCCGCAAAGCAAATATTTTGGTCTTGGAGGACAACCCGTACGGGCTGCTGCGCTTCGACGGCAAACCGTGGGCGCCGCTGCGGGCCGCCAATCCGGACGACGTCATTTACATGGGCTCATTCTCGAAGATCTTCGCGCCCGGGCTAAGGATCGGCTGGGCGCTGGTGCCGGCCCACCTTCAGCGCCGCTACTACCTGGCCTCGGAGGCCGTGACGCTCTGCCCATCGACCCTGAACCAGATGCTGGTCTCCGCCTACCTGCGGGACTACGACTGGAAAGGGCAGATCGAAACCTACCGCGGGCTCTACGCCGAGCGCTGCCAGGCGATGTTGGCCGCCTTGGCTGAGTACATGCCGGAGGGACTGAGCTGGACCCGGCCGGAGGGCGGCTTCTTCGTCTGGGTGACCCTCCCCGAGGGCGTGGACACCTACCCGCTGTTGCGCAAGGCAATCGACGCAGGCGTAGTGTTCATTCCGGGAGCGGCGTTCACGCCATCGGACGAACCGTCCAACAAGCTGCGCCTGGCGTTCAGTGCCGTTCCTCCGGAGACAATCGCGGAGGGCGTGCGGCGCCTCGCGCCGGTACTGCGGGACGCCATAGCGGCGCTGTAG
- a CDS encoding dihydrolipoamide acetyltransferase family protein produces the protein MTVNKFNLPDVGEGLTEAEIVSWNVKPGDSVAVNDILCEIETAKSLVELPSPFAGTVTELLVPTGVTVDVGTPIISVSDTVAGDPTPADAPVPPAPAAAAPRPAPAQPAPGTAAAPLVGSGPKADAVKRRPRKSTPSPAAASTAVVQPVPAFAPAPAVEPVETQGIWINAGAQSATEAPAPGEAPGRPTLGGTISGLVNRVLAKPPVRKIARDLGIDLADVVPTGARGEVTREDLVSYQAQRDAEVDKADTFWGKSGRPQDQRIERIPVKGVRKATAKAMVESAFAAPHVSIFVDVDASRTMEFVKRLKASRDFEGIRVSPLLILAKAVIWAAARNPSVNATWVDSPDGSDSAEIHVKHFMNLGIAAATPRGLMVPNIKNAQDLSLKELALALNDLAVTARAGKTQPAQMQGGTLTVTNIGALGIDTGTPIINPGEVAIVAFGTIKQKPWVLDGEVIPRWITTLGGSFDHRVVDGDLSARFMADVAAILEEPALLLD, from the coding sequence ATGACTGTAAACAAGTTCAACCTCCCCGATGTGGGCGAAGGACTCACCGAGGCCGAGATCGTTTCGTGGAACGTCAAGCCCGGCGACAGCGTCGCGGTCAACGACATCCTCTGCGAAATCGAAACCGCGAAGTCCCTTGTGGAACTGCCGTCCCCTTTTGCGGGCACGGTCACCGAGCTGCTCGTGCCAACGGGAGTGACGGTCGACGTCGGCACCCCGATCATCAGCGTGAGTGACACGGTGGCCGGGGATCCCACGCCCGCGGATGCGCCCGTTCCGCCGGCCCCGGCAGCAGCCGCACCGCGTCCGGCGCCGGCACAGCCGGCTCCGGGCACGGCAGCGGCACCCCTGGTGGGGTCGGGTCCCAAGGCCGACGCCGTCAAGCGCCGCCCGCGGAAGTCCACGCCGTCCCCGGCTGCAGCGTCCACAGCAGTGGTCCAGCCAGTTCCAGCGTTCGCGCCGGCTCCGGCAGTCGAGCCTGTCGAGACGCAGGGTATCTGGATCAACGCCGGCGCACAGTCCGCCACGGAAGCCCCGGCTCCCGGGGAAGCCCCGGGGCGGCCCACCCTCGGCGGCACCATCAGCGGCCTGGTGAACCGGGTCCTGGCCAAGCCTCCGGTAAGGAAGATCGCCCGGGACCTCGGGATCGACCTCGCCGACGTGGTGCCCACCGGTGCGCGCGGCGAAGTTACCCGCGAGGACCTGGTCAGCTACCAGGCCCAGCGCGACGCCGAGGTGGACAAGGCGGACACCTTCTGGGGCAAGTCCGGCCGGCCGCAGGATCAGCGCATCGAGCGGATTCCCGTCAAGGGAGTCCGTAAGGCCACCGCCAAAGCCATGGTGGAGTCCGCGTTCGCGGCACCGCACGTCAGCATCTTCGTGGATGTCGACGCCAGCCGCACCATGGAGTTCGTCAAGCGCCTCAAGGCCTCGCGCGACTTCGAGGGCATCAGGGTCTCGCCTCTCCTGATCCTGGCCAAGGCCGTGATCTGGGCGGCCGCGCGCAACCCCAGCGTCAACGCCACGTGGGTGGACAGTCCGGACGGCAGCGATTCGGCCGAGATCCACGTCAAGCACTTCATGAACCTCGGCATCGCGGCGGCAACCCCGCGCGGCCTGATGGTGCCCAACATCAAGAACGCCCAGGACCTCTCGCTCAAGGAACTGGCCCTGGCGCTCAATGACCTGGCGGTCACGGCCCGCGCCGGAAAGACCCAGCCCGCCCAAATGCAGGGTGGCACGCTGACTGTCACCAACATCGGTGCCCTGGGCATCGACACCGGCACACCGATCATCAATCCCGGCGAGGTGGCGATCGTAGCTTTCGGCACCATCAAGCAGAAGCCGTGGGTGCTGGACGGAGAAGTCATTCCGCGCTGGATCACCACCCTCGGCGGGTCGTTCGACCACCGGGTGGTGGACGGAGACCTGTCGGCCCGCTTCATGGCGGATGTTGCGGCGATCCTTGAGGAGCCAGCCCTCCTGCTGGATTAG
- a CDS encoding isocitrate lyase/PEP mutase family protein, whose amino-acid sequence MATNSHLGSLAASFHALHEGAVPLVLVNVWDVASARLVEEAGAAALATSSSALSWSLGFPDGNHMPRDLAMAALRRIAASTALPVTADIEAGYAHVGGGFDDGELRETVRAVLAAGAVGVNFEDSGEQPLTDVDEQARRIAVVRRTAEEEGVDLFINARTDTYLSGRFAETAFTETLGRAEAYLAAGANGIFVPGVQDLHVLHDLARRIAAPLNALAGLGAPSVGELHDAGVRRISIGGNTAKAAYATVSRVAEDVLGDGNWSELAGARSHEAMDDLFGGS is encoded by the coding sequence ATGGCAACGAACAGTCACCTCGGATCCCTGGCCGCCTCCTTCCATGCCCTTCACGAGGGCGCGGTCCCGCTGGTCCTGGTGAATGTCTGGGACGTGGCGTCCGCCCGCCTCGTGGAGGAAGCGGGAGCAGCCGCGCTGGCCACCTCCAGTTCCGCCCTCTCGTGGAGCCTGGGCTTTCCGGACGGCAACCATATGCCGCGTGACCTGGCCATGGCGGCCCTTCGCCGGATCGCCGCATCCACGGCCTTGCCGGTTACGGCTGACATTGAGGCCGGGTATGCGCACGTTGGCGGCGGGTTCGATGACGGCGAATTGCGCGAAACCGTCCGCGCTGTGCTTGCCGCCGGGGCGGTGGGTGTGAATTTCGAGGACTCCGGTGAGCAGCCGCTGACGGACGTTGACGAGCAGGCGCGCCGCATCGCCGTCGTCCGCCGCACGGCGGAAGAAGAAGGGGTTGACCTGTTCATCAACGCCCGCACGGACACCTATCTGTCCGGCCGGTTTGCGGAGACTGCATTTACGGAAACGCTCGGCCGCGCTGAGGCCTACCTTGCCGCCGGGGCCAACGGAATATTCGTGCCCGGGGTGCAGGACCTGCACGTGCTCCACGACCTGGCACGGCGGATTGCCGCGCCCTTGAATGCGCTGGCCGGCCTGGGGGCGCCCTCCGTGGGGGAACTTCACGACGCCGGCGTTCGCCGGATCAGTATCGGCGGCAACACGGCGAAGGCCGCTTATGCCACGGTGTCCCGGGTGGCCGAAGACGTGCTCGGCGACGGCAACTGGTCCGAGCTCGCCGGTGCCCGCAGCCACGAGGCCATGGACGATCTGTTTGGGGGCAGCTGA
- the pdhA gene encoding pyruvate dehydrogenase (acetyl-transferring) E1 component subunit alpha, with product MGATHLPATEFDGTGVDDQLEAEAEAVLGAPDAPMVQLLGPDGAMGEDPVFSEYANRLDAEKLRGFYADMAAIRRFDQEATALQRQGQLALWVPLTGQEAAQIGSGRASQPQDYIFPTYREHGVALTRNVDLAELLRQFRGVSNGGWNPKDTNFHLYTLVLAAQTPHAVGYAMGIQRDQKLAAANATPGQPQEPKAAVMVYFGDGASSEGDVHESMVFASSYNAPVVFFCQNNHWAISVPSTVQTRVPLADRAKGYGFPGIRVDGNDVIAVHAVTEWALERAREGKSPVLIEAFTYRVGAHTTADDPTKYRGSEEEAQWRAKDPLERLEKYLRAEGLADDAFFAKVKADGDELAAYVRKTTHDLETPDIRTAFANTYAEAHPLVAEELAWFEEYSAGFADESETADVKAAEANTDGAANR from the coding sequence ATGGGCGCCACACATCTGCCCGCTACCGAGTTCGACGGAACCGGGGTAGACGATCAGCTCGAGGCGGAAGCCGAGGCCGTGCTGGGTGCGCCCGACGCCCCCATGGTCCAGCTCCTGGGGCCGGACGGCGCCATGGGCGAGGACCCGGTCTTCTCGGAATACGCCAACCGGCTCGACGCTGAAAAGCTGCGCGGTTTCTACGCGGACATGGCGGCCATCCGGCGGTTCGACCAGGAAGCCACTGCGCTGCAGCGCCAGGGCCAGCTGGCCCTGTGGGTTCCCCTCACCGGCCAGGAGGCGGCGCAGATCGGTTCAGGGCGGGCAAGCCAGCCGCAGGACTACATTTTCCCCACCTACCGCGAACACGGTGTCGCCCTGACCCGCAACGTAGACCTGGCCGAGCTGCTGCGCCAGTTCCGCGGCGTGTCCAACGGGGGCTGGAACCCCAAGGACACCAACTTCCACCTCTACACCCTGGTCCTGGCGGCGCAGACTCCGCATGCTGTCGGCTACGCCATGGGCATCCAGCGGGACCAGAAGCTTGCGGCCGCCAACGCCACCCCGGGCCAGCCGCAGGAGCCCAAGGCCGCCGTCATGGTCTACTTCGGGGACGGCGCCAGCTCCGAGGGCGACGTGCACGAGTCGATGGTGTTCGCGTCGTCGTACAACGCGCCGGTGGTCTTCTTCTGCCAGAACAACCACTGGGCCATCTCGGTGCCCAGCACCGTGCAAACCCGCGTCCCGCTGGCCGATCGCGCCAAGGGCTACGGCTTCCCGGGAATCCGCGTGGACGGCAACGACGTCATCGCAGTCCATGCCGTGACGGAGTGGGCACTGGAACGCGCCCGTGAAGGAAAGAGCCCGGTACTGATCGAGGCCTTCACGTACCGGGTGGGCGCCCACACCACCGCCGATGATCCCACGAAATACCGCGGCTCCGAAGAGGAAGCGCAGTGGCGGGCGAAGGACCCCCTCGAACGCCTGGAGAAGTACCTTCGCGCCGAGGGGCTGGCCGACGACGCCTTCTTCGCCAAGGTCAAGGCCGACGGCGATGAGCTCGCCGCGTACGTGCGCAAGACCACCCACGACCTCGAAACCCCGGACATCCGGACGGCGTTCGCCAACACGTATGCCGAGGCCCACCCGCTCGTGGCCGAAGAGCTGGCCTGGTTCGAGGAATACAGTGCGGGATTCGCTGATGAATCAGAAACAGCCGACGTAAAAGCCGCCGAGGCAAATACAGACGGGGCAGCCAACCGATGA
- a CDS encoding ABC transporter permease, translated as MFRYLAKRAATYLLMIFLTTTAGYFLAVSTLQPALLEQERIPRPTPEQVTNSFRLKGLDPTLSPWERYVDWLTAVVTRWDWGRSPNGAFINAEFGDRVWISTRLFLASIVLTLIIGVALGVYTAARQYKFQDRVITSYSYLVYIVPAPIAYFLVQLGAININESIGERIFFVTGISTPGLEGNAWVQFVDMLAHYAVPTLAITLVGWGTYQIAQRQYLLDNVNADFVRTARAKGLTRNQAIARHALRVSFIPVAQSIAFTIPAIFAGGFFAEKIFAWPGVGSWSIDAIALQDVNAATATLAYGSVIFAIGAILADFATTLVDPRVRVQ; from the coding sequence ATGTTCCGCTACCTCGCCAAAAGGGCAGCCACCTACCTGCTCATGATCTTCCTGACCACGACGGCGGGCTACTTCCTTGCCGTCAGCACACTGCAGCCCGCGCTGCTGGAACAGGAACGCATTCCACGGCCTACACCCGAGCAGGTGACCAATTCCTTCCGGCTCAAGGGCCTTGATCCGACACTCAGTCCCTGGGAGCGCTACGTGGACTGGCTCACGGCGGTCGTGACCCGCTGGGACTGGGGACGAAGCCCCAACGGCGCGTTCATCAATGCCGAATTCGGCGACCGCGTATGGATTTCCACGCGGCTGTTCCTGGCCTCCATCGTCCTGACCCTCATCATCGGCGTCGCGCTGGGTGTGTACACCGCCGCCCGGCAGTACAAGTTCCAGGACCGCGTCATCACGTCCTACAGCTACCTTGTGTACATCGTGCCCGCCCCGATCGCCTACTTCCTGGTCCAGCTGGGCGCCATCAACATCAACGAATCCATCGGCGAACGGATCTTCTTCGTCACGGGCATCTCCACTCCCGGACTGGAGGGCAACGCCTGGGTCCAGTTCGTGGACATGCTCGCCCACTACGCAGTGCCCACGCTGGCCATCACGCTGGTGGGCTGGGGAACCTACCAGATCGCCCAGCGCCAGTACCTGCTGGACAACGTCAATGCCGACTTCGTCCGCACGGCCCGCGCCAAGGGCCTCACCCGCAACCAGGCCATCGCCCGCCACGCCCTGCGGGTTTCGTTCATCCCGGTGGCCCAAAGCATCGCCTTCACCATCCCGGCCATCTTCGCCGGCGGTTTCTTCGCCGAGAAGATCTTTGCCTGGCCCGGCGTCGGTTCGTGGAGCATCGACGCCATTGCCCTGCAGGACGTCAACGCGGCCACCGCCACGCTGGCCTACGGTTCCGTCATCTTCGCGATCGGCGCCATCCTCGCGGACTTCGCCACCACACTTGTCGACCCGAGAGTGCGGGTGCAGTAA
- a CDS encoding TetR/AcrR family transcriptional regulator, which translates to MSLIPIRSGSQLGGETERSDAVRNRELLLRAARELIEECGADGLTMDRLAERAGVGKGTVFRRFGSRAGLMMTLLSDSEAEFQGRFMFGPPPLGPGAPPLDRLVAFGAERIAYVLEYGELARAADSSAYNRFDVPAAVLWHRHIEMLLRAAGVSADPWLMAMSLSSTLDPERLLYAVRVHHVAPERLVESWRELVTSLVKCPGGVDRREANGPEGRRTFPPDEA; encoded by the coding sequence GTGAGCCTCATCCCAATCCGGTCCGGATCGCAGCTGGGCGGGGAAACGGAACGCAGCGATGCCGTCCGCAACCGGGAGCTGCTGCTCAGGGCCGCCCGCGAACTTATTGAGGAGTGCGGCGCTGACGGCCTCACCATGGACCGGCTGGCCGAACGGGCCGGAGTCGGCAAAGGCACGGTCTTCCGGCGCTTCGGCTCCCGGGCCGGGCTGATGATGACGCTGCTGAGCGACTCGGAGGCGGAGTTCCAGGGCCGGTTCATGTTCGGCCCCCCGCCGCTCGGTCCGGGCGCACCCCCGCTGGACAGGCTCGTGGCCTTCGGCGCGGAGCGGATCGCCTACGTCCTGGAGTACGGGGAGCTGGCCCGCGCCGCGGACTCCTCCGCCTACAACCGCTTTGATGTACCCGCCGCCGTGCTGTGGCACCGGCACATCGAAATGCTCCTCCGCGCGGCCGGGGTGAGCGCGGATCCGTGGCTCATGGCGATGTCGCTGAGCTCCACCCTGGATCCGGAACGCCTGCTCTATGCGGTGCGGGTCCATCACGTGGCTCCGGAACGGCTTGTGGAGTCCTGGCGCGAGCTGGTGACGAGCCTCGTCAAGTGCCCCGGCGGCGTCGACCGCCGGGAGGCCAACGGGCCTGAGGGACGGAGGACATTTCCACCGGACGAAGCGTAA